The genomic DNA CGCTTCTCGGCGATCGCTACACTCAACGCCATTACAAGTGTCATCGCTGCCGCCGAAGTCCTGAAGCCTGCGAAGTCGGATTCATTCAAAAGGATACGAGCTGCAGAATTCGCGACGATGGGCGAAAGCAGGGTGTCTGTGATTGCAAGGACTGGTACCTGCTGCCCGCAGAGCTGCTTGTCGGCTTCGAGCGCCTGATCCGAATACGGCGCGAAGCTTATGATGATCGCGGCATCAGCAGGCCTCGCAAAGGTCAGGAGGTCGGTGTCGATACCAATGCTTGAACCGCAGATCTCACTGCGAAGTCCAAGCTTGGCAAACGCATAGCGCAACTGAACCAACGGAGGAAAGGCGCGTCGTCGCCCAACCAGATAGATTGTCTCCGCTTTGCCAAGCAGTTCGACCGCCGCCTCGAACTGTTCAACGTCAAGTTCGCGACTCAGCGCCTCTAGCGATTGCTGGCCTGCCGCGATGAAGCCGGTCAGAATTGTTTTGACTGGATCGGAGGCGTTGGCGTCGATGGCGCCAAGCCTAGTGAGATACGATTGATCGCGATATCGCAGCTTCTCGCGAAACAGGGTTTGTAGCTCGCTGAAGCCATCGAAACCGTTCGCCTTGGCGAAGCGGATCAGGGTCGATGGCTGGACACCTGCTGCTTCGGCGATGCTGGACGTCGTGCCGAAAGCGACTTCATCCGGATGGGATAGCAGATACCTTGCCGTCTGAGCGAGCCGCTTCGGGAGTGCCTGATGCTCTGCCGCCAGCTTCTCACAAAACTCCGCATAGTTCGCGGCACGGGAGGAGGGAATGGTCATGAAATTAGTCTCGATGTTCGAATGTGACCGTCAGGCTATCCCATAGGAGGTGGCAAACCAACGAGGTTCCGGCCCCTGCAATGTATATTTTCTTCTTGCATAAAATGAAACAAACATTCTACACCAAGGTGGGACGAGAGAGCCGAGGGGGAAGGAACGATGCGCGCATGCGTTATCCGTGCCGCGAAAGAGTTGCACGTTCAGCCATGGGACGAGCGCGAGCTTCAGCCCGGCGAGGTCCGACTGAATTTTGCATGGGGAGGGATCTGCGGATCAGACCTTCATTACTATCATCACGGCCGTGTCGCGAATTCGATCCTGCGCGAGCCGATGATCCTGGGTCATGAGTTCAGCGGATATGTAAGCGAGATCGGACCGGACGTATCTGGGCTTTCCGTAGGAACAGCTGTCGCCGTAAACCCTTCCCGCCCCTGCAATACATGCGATCAATGTGTCTCTGATCTGACGCACCTGTGCCGCAACATGCGATTCATGGGTAGTGCGGCACATCACCCGCACACGAACGGCGGATTTGCCGAACGTCCCGTCGTGCTTGCAGCACAATGTGTGCCATTGCCGCAGGACTTCGATCCGATGCTTGCGGCGCTTAGCGAGCCCTATGCCGTTGCACTTCATGCCGTCGCACTTGCGCAGCTCACGGCGGGGGCTACCGTTCTGGTGACGGGGGCGGGAACGATAGGCAGTCTCATTGCCATAGCAGCCCGCAAGGCTGGTGCCGGCCGCCTGATCGTGACTGATATCGCTGAACGAGCGCTTCGGCGTATTGCAAGGGTCGCCGATGCCGAGACTTATGTCGTCGGCTCACCAAAGGCGGATGAGGCGGCGGAAAAGGCGATCGGCGAGGTCGACGTGGTTCTGGAGGCCGCAGGGGTCGCCTCGGCGCTGGAAATGGCAATTCGATGCACAAAGCCCCGCGGCCGTATCGTGCAGGTTGGTTTCTTGCCTCCTGATTCCGGCCTGTCGCTTTCAGGGTTGTTGATCCGTGAAATCACCTTAGTCGGGGCCTATCGCTTTCTGGAGGAGTTCGACGAGGCAGTTCGCCAGATCTCCACGGGTGAAGTGGATCTCGCTCCTTTCGTGACCGCCCGGTTCAGCATAGAAGAGGTAGAGGCGGCCTTTGCCGCGGCTGGTGATCGGACTTCGAACGTCAAGGTCTTGATCAGCTTCGGAGAGTAACGTCATGACGCCCTCTGCCATTCTTCATATCGGGCCAGGCGCTTTTCACCGCGCGCACCAAGCCGTCTACGCCGCTGCATTGATTGATGCTGGCCATCCCGAGGCGCGGATCCGCGAGGTGTGCCTTTTCCCGCCACGGATCGGTCACTCCCTCGATGTGCAAAAAGGGGCCTATCACGTCCTGTTTCGTGATGCCGCTGGCCAAGAATTGCGGCGCATCACGTCCATTGGTGAGGTTCTTGACAAGCCGCACGAGGACTTTCTGTCCGATCCAGCGCTGCGTCTTGTGACCATGACGCTGACCGAAAAGGGCTACTGCCATCTGCCCGGCACGCGCAAGCTGGACCCCTCGGCGATCGCGTCCGATCTGGAAGACCCGCTGCAGCCCCGGACGGGCATCGGCTGGTTGGCCCTGGGGTTGGCCCGTCGGCAAAAGGCTGGACTGCCGGGTTTGACGCTGGCCAGCTGCGACAATATCCCAGCCAATGGTCGACTGTTGCAGGCAGTCCTTTCGGAATTCGTCGACCAGGCTTGGCCTGCGCTAGCCAGCTGGATGGCACGGAACGTCTCTTTTCCAGTCTCGATGGTTGACCGTATCGTTCCTCGCGTTGACGATGAAGCTTCTGAAACGATAAGCCAGCTTGCCGGCGAACGGGATATGCTTGGGGTTGCCGCCGAACCGTTCGGCCAGTGGGTGTTGGAGAATGACTTCGCGCTGCCGATTCCGCCGCTCGATAAGGTGGGCGTGCAGATCGTCGAGGACGTTCGACCCTATGAACTGATGAAGCACCGTATCCTGAACGGCGCCCAGACGGCGATCGCCCATCTGGGCGCTCTGTCAGGCTTCGAGACCAGCTGCCAAGCCGCAAACGACCCGGTCATGGGTTCCTGGCTCGCCCGATTTTGCGCGGCACAGGCCAGGACGTTGACCTGTCCGCCCGGTGAAAATCTGGATGCCTATGTTCGAACCACTCTGGAACGCCTGCGCAATCCGCATATCCGGCATTCCTTGGTCCAGATTGGCACCGACAGCTCGTTCAAGATGGGCCAAAGAATCGTGGAGGCAGCGGTGCACCATGTGGACGGACCGGAAGCTGAACTTTACGCGCTGACCATCGCGGCATGGCTGCAATACAATACCGGGCGAAACGCCGATGGGGCGGTCATCCCGGTGTCAGACCCGCTGGCCGATCGGTTTCGCATGATCGTTGCGAATGCAGACGGGAATGCACGCGCGTTGGTAGAGGGCTTCATGGAGCTTGACCTGTTCGAGGGGCGACTGCGGCACCATCGGGATTTCAAAGAGCGTCTGGTCACTCTTTACTCCATGCTGGAGCGGCAATCCCCCCGCGACCTGATGATGGCCACCGAGACTAGCAAGCCAGAGGAAGAGAGATGATATCGTCATTAAAGGGACGCTCGGTAGAGGAATGGCTTGGTGTTGTGCTGATGACCATAGTCCTGGTTCTGCTGAGTGCACAGGTTATCGGTCGTTATGTCCTCGGCTGGTCCTTTGCCTGGATTGAGGAGGTGTCACGTTTCGCCTTCGTATGGTCGGTCTACTTCGGGTTCATCCTTGCTGCAGAGAAAGATCGTCATATCAGGGTGTCCGTCCAGCTATCCATGCTTTCCTCACGGGCGCAGAAGATCGCCTTGACCCTTGCCGATCTGATCTGGTTGGCCTTCAATGCCATCGTCATCTGGTTCGGCGTAATCTACATCGCCGACATGTTCAGCTTCCCAATGGTTTCACAGACAACAGGGATCAATATCGCGTGGATCCAGTTGATCGTTCCCCTTGGGTTCCTCCTGCTCAGCGTCAGGGTCATTCAGGTGATGATCCGTCGCTGGAAACATGACGAGGGTGTCATCGACACTCGCTTGGACGACTGATCATGAGTGCACCTATCATCCTTACAATAGCCTTTCTGGTCTTTCTGATCATGGGGGTTCCCGTCGCCGTCTCTATCGGCCTTGCTGCCATTGCGGGTATGGTCGCCGCCGGCATCCCGTTATCATATGTCGTACAGGCCGCCTACTCCGCCGTGAACGACTTTCTGATCATTGCGGTGCCGATGTTCGTGCTGGCCGGCGTCCTGATGGAGAAGGGCGGCCTGACGTCGCGGCTCATCGCCTTTTCCCGAACCCTGGTCGGCAAATCGCCCGGTGGCCTTGCAAGCGTGACGATCGTGGCATGCACCTTCTTCGCCGCGATATCCGGATCAGGGCCGGCAACCGCCGCAGCAATCGGATCCATCATGATCCCGACGATGATCAAGGAAGGCTATCACAAGTCTTTTGCTGCAGCGATCACCTCGAATGCGGGCGGCATTGGCGTCGTCATTCCACCCTCGATACCGATGATCATCTACGGGATCACAGCCGAGGTTTCGATCACGGGTCTATTCATTGCCGGCGTCATCCCCGGCATGCTTCTCGCGGTCGCCCTGACGGCAGTGTCGCGTATCATATCCACTCGACGCGGCTACGCGGTGGCAAACCCCGAGGGGCGTAATCTCAAGCGTATCGGCGCCGCTGCATGGGAGGCTAGGTGGGCACTCCTGGCTCCGATCATCATCCTCGGGGGGATATACAGCGGGATATTCACCGTGACCGAAGCTTCGGTTGTCGCTGTTCTCTATTCTCTTTTCGTCGGCATCTTCATCTATCGTGCGATCACCCTTCCGGGCTTCGTCGATGCCATGTCCTATGCCGTCAGGCTGACAGGTGTGGTTCTGTTCGTCCTGGTCAGCGGGCGGCTACTCGGACGAGTCCTGACGATCTTCCAGGTGCCCCAGCAATTCTCGAGCTTCATGATCACGACGTTCGAAAGTCCGGTTGCCCTGATCCTTCTGATCATTCTTCTACTGATCTTCGTCGGAATGTGGATGGAAACTCTGACCCAGTTGATCATCCTGACGCCATTGTTGTTGCCCGTTGCAGTTAGTGCCGGTATCGATCCCATCCAGTTCGGAATCATGTTCGTCATCGCATGCGAGATCGGCTATTCGACGCCGCCGCTTGGCGTCAATCTGTTCGTTGCCAGCGAGATAAGTAACGAAACGGTCGAGCGGGTCAGCAAGGCGGCTCTGCCTTTGATCGCAGCCGAAATCTTTGTCCTGTTGCTGGTGACGTTCATTCCCCAGCTGACCATGTTCCTGCCGCGCCTGATGGGGCTGGTCTACTGACGATACGAATCTTTCTTGAGGAGGAAAAATATGCTGAAAGCCACTCTTACCGCCACCGCTCTCACCATGACGCTGGCATCTCTAGCATCTGCGCAGGAGTTCACCATGCGTCTGTCGCATGGCGACAACGAGAGTAACCCCACCCATCTAACTGCCGTCAAGTTCCAGGAACTAGTCAGCGAATA from Paracoccus aerodenitrificans includes the following:
- a CDS encoding L-idonate 5-dehydrogenase; this translates as MRACVIRAAKELHVQPWDERELQPGEVRLNFAWGGICGSDLHYYHHGRVANSILREPMILGHEFSGYVSEIGPDVSGLSVGTAVAVNPSRPCNTCDQCVSDLTHLCRNMRFMGSAAHHPHTNGGFAERPVVLAAQCVPLPQDFDPMLAALSEPYAVALHAVALAQLTAGATVLVTGAGTIGSLIAIAARKAGAGRLIVTDIAERALRRIARVADAETYVVGSPKADEAAEKAIGEVDVVLEAAGVASALEMAIRCTKPRGRIVQVGFLPPDSGLSLSGLLIREITLVGAYRFLEEFDEAVRQISTGEVDLAPFVTARFSIEEVEAAFAAAGDRTSNVKVLISFGE
- a CDS encoding TRAP transporter large permease — its product is MSAPIILTIAFLVFLIMGVPVAVSIGLAAIAGMVAAGIPLSYVVQAAYSAVNDFLIIAVPMFVLAGVLMEKGGLTSRLIAFSRTLVGKSPGGLASVTIVACTFFAAISGSGPATAAAIGSIMIPTMIKEGYHKSFAAAITSNAGGIGVVIPPSIPMIIYGITAEVSITGLFIAGVIPGMLLAVALTAVSRIISTRRGYAVANPEGRNLKRIGAAAWEARWALLAPIIILGGIYSGIFTVTEASVVAVLYSLFVGIFIYRAITLPGFVDAMSYAVRLTGVVLFVLVSGRLLGRVLTIFQVPQQFSSFMITTFESPVALILLIILLLIFVGMWMETLTQLIILTPLLLPVAVSAGIDPIQFGIMFVIACEIGYSTPPLGVNLFVASEISNETVERVSKAALPLIAAEIFVLLLVTFIPQLTMFLPRLMGLVY
- a CDS encoding TRAP transporter small permease — encoded protein: MISSLKGRSVEEWLGVVLMTIVLVLLSAQVIGRYVLGWSFAWIEEVSRFAFVWSVYFGFILAAEKDRHIRVSVQLSMLSSRAQKIALTLADLIWLAFNAIVIWFGVIYIADMFSFPMVSQTTGINIAWIQLIVPLGFLLLSVRVIQVMIRRWKHDEGVIDTRLDD
- a CDS encoding mannitol dehydrogenase family protein, with protein sequence MTPSAILHIGPGAFHRAHQAVYAAALIDAGHPEARIREVCLFPPRIGHSLDVQKGAYHVLFRDAAGQELRRITSIGEVLDKPHEDFLSDPALRLVTMTLTEKGYCHLPGTRKLDPSAIASDLEDPLQPRTGIGWLALGLARRQKAGLPGLTLASCDNIPANGRLLQAVLSEFVDQAWPALASWMARNVSFPVSMVDRIVPRVDDEASETISQLAGERDMLGVAAEPFGQWVLENDFALPIPPLDKVGVQIVEDVRPYELMKHRILNGAQTAIAHLGALSGFETSCQAANDPVMGSWLARFCAAQARTLTCPPGENLDAYVRTTLERLRNPHIRHSLVQIGTDSSFKMGQRIVEAAVHHVDGPEAELYALTIAAWLQYNTGRNADGAVIPVSDPLADRFRMIVANADGNARALVEGFMELDLFEGRLRHHRDFKERLVTLYSMLERQSPRDLMMATETSKPEEER
- a CDS encoding MurR/RpiR family transcriptional regulator, translating into MTIPSSRAANYAEFCEKLAAEHQALPKRLAQTARYLLSHPDEVAFGTTSSIAEAAGVQPSTLIRFAKANGFDGFSELQTLFREKLRYRDQSYLTRLGAIDANASDPVKTILTGFIAAGQQSLEALSRELDVEQFEAAVELLGKAETIYLVGRRRAFPPLVQLRYAFAKLGLRSEICGSSIGIDTDLLTFARPADAAIIISFAPYSDQALEADKQLCGQQVPVLAITDTLLSPIVANSAARILLNESDFAGFRTSAAAMTLVMALSVAIAEKRRLRSSVETDK